One window from the genome of Streptomyces sp. WZ-12 encodes:
- a CDS encoding carbohydrate-binding protein: MAVYGLDFYSMSKYGMDIPVDYTVEPFTAVPTAPGAVHLQWSPSKEDTWTTLRLVRNPLGLPGDADDGDTLLETGHEGLVASHLDTGLTQGRPYYYSVFVAAPYPDWNPDTAYQPGDGVSYQGQNYVCQQANNATPGQSTAWSATTGTGTWVRAGSAATIAVGDHHYAERLYRLTPRSYRTALEEITGYEDGITNRELFTFFQILGLQLDVIKTELDNRMRIHDQRHTEITQTERAAATLGVEPALSERPALRRNRVRNATKANRAKGSMPGLRQVIRDMTGWDCRIEPTPNLMVDQDQSGIWHPTHQEWKPGIRYAEGEYVRYGNATYKAKGSSRTYQAAQLLPPAAVSSKGTVRRQVSQGERAFAQGFQKGDAFTLEFDVATAGEYDASAIYTTATDYATWDTELDGVKVHTGFGGYSAYIMPAGVSLGRWTLTAGTHQLRFVSTGKDAASGGYQMGVNSWTIVPVGTLRAADVPPQGHVDSSLFWSQEMPPRDWALERNPVTLDPSTWWVLKDSTMARLPTGGLGIQTGMPPAVTTGYANTALTFTAPEDQQSYSIASVASAQIRSWNPRTDYVIGNLVSWNGSTWEATATVGEGQEPGRSQSHWRPSLMTADRSNADSSLVASYGVPLPRLYDWSPNTPYAPGDTVIYGRYRYEAVLPSAGERPSGGPRDNRCWSYAGTNIETVTASAYLRNADGKPLSSIAVDLWWYDQDAAYMTWNSHWTIDACVLDRFDTDQPTLDATPTGTAPTKWRTGGGTWEAVDGIARATPSKADDGTYCTYSIFEPQALAGAALGSVPFNISATVMSAPPDPLARQGLVLCTKDDMAAFTLAGRDGVYRYVLTNGRYTATSLGTYPAFKDGERITACFHKEAIVIKKSSGVGYQMQDLLAIRNPEITGHHVGFAEIKVQTP, from the coding sequence ATGGCGGTCTACGGACTCGACTTCTACTCGATGTCCAAGTACGGCATGGACATCCCCGTCGACTACACCGTGGAGCCCTTCACCGCCGTGCCCACAGCACCCGGCGCAGTCCACCTCCAGTGGTCCCCCTCCAAGGAAGACACCTGGACCACGCTGCGCCTGGTACGCAACCCCCTCGGCCTGCCGGGCGACGCCGACGACGGCGACACACTGCTCGAAACCGGTCACGAGGGCCTCGTCGCCAGCCACCTCGATACCGGCCTGACCCAGGGGCGCCCCTACTACTACAGCGTCTTCGTCGCCGCCCCCTACCCGGACTGGAACCCAGACACCGCCTACCAGCCCGGCGACGGCGTCAGCTACCAGGGGCAGAACTACGTCTGCCAGCAGGCAAACAACGCCACTCCCGGTCAGAGCACCGCCTGGTCCGCGACGACTGGTACCGGTACGTGGGTGCGGGCAGGCAGCGCCGCCACCATCGCTGTTGGGGACCACCACTACGCAGAGCGCCTCTACCGGCTGACCCCGCGCTCCTACCGCACAGCCCTGGAGGAGATCACTGGCTACGAAGATGGCATTACCAACAGAGAACTCTTCACCTTCTTCCAAATCCTCGGACTCCAACTCGACGTGATCAAAACCGAGTTGGACAACCGGATGCGTATCCACGACCAGCGCCACACCGAGATCACCCAGACCGAACGCGCTGCCGCCACCCTGGGTGTTGAGCCGGCTCTCTCCGAGCGTCCGGCCCTGCGGCGCAACCGGGTACGCAACGCAACAAAGGCCAACCGTGCTAAGGGCTCTATGCCTGGCCTGCGCCAGGTGATCCGGGACATGACTGGATGGGACTGTCGCATCGAACCCACCCCGAACCTGATGGTGGACCAAGACCAGAGCGGCATCTGGCACCCCACCCACCAGGAATGGAAACCCGGCATCCGCTACGCGGAAGGCGAATACGTCCGCTACGGAAACGCCACCTACAAGGCGAAGGGCTCCAGCAGAACCTATCAGGCAGCCCAACTGCTCCCGCCTGCCGCTGTCTCATCGAAGGGGACCGTCCGCCGCCAAGTCTCCCAAGGCGAGCGGGCGTTCGCTCAGGGTTTCCAGAAGGGCGACGCGTTTACGCTGGAATTCGATGTCGCCACCGCGGGCGAATACGACGCATCCGCCATCTACACAACCGCGACCGACTACGCCACCTGGGACACCGAACTCGACGGCGTCAAAGTCCACACCGGGTTCGGCGGCTACAGCGCCTACATCATGCCGGCCGGCGTCAGTCTGGGGCGGTGGACCCTCACAGCCGGAACGCACCAACTGCGCTTCGTCTCCACCGGAAAGGACGCAGCGTCCGGTGGATACCAAATGGGCGTCAACAGCTGGACCATCGTCCCCGTAGGAACCCTGCGTGCCGCCGACGTACCACCCCAAGGCCATGTCGACTCCAGCCTCTTCTGGAGTCAGGAAATGCCCCCGCGCGACTGGGCGTTGGAGCGCAACCCCGTAACACTCGACCCGTCAACATGGTGGGTACTCAAGGACTCCACCATGGCACGGCTCCCCACCGGCGGCCTCGGCATCCAAACCGGCATGCCCCCCGCCGTGACCACCGGATACGCAAACACGGCCCTGACATTCACTGCACCCGAGGACCAGCAGTCCTACAGCATCGCATCCGTCGCCAGCGCGCAGATCCGCTCCTGGAACCCCCGCACTGACTACGTGATCGGCAACCTCGTCAGCTGGAACGGATCAACCTGGGAAGCCACCGCCACCGTCGGAGAAGGACAAGAACCAGGGCGCAGCCAGTCACACTGGCGCCCCTCACTGATGACAGCAGACCGCAGCAACGCCGACTCCTCACTCGTGGCCAGCTACGGTGTCCCTCTCCCGCGCCTGTACGACTGGAGTCCCAACACCCCCTACGCGCCTGGTGACACAGTCATCTACGGCCGCTACCGGTACGAAGCCGTACTCCCCAGCGCCGGTGAACGGCCCAGCGGAGGCCCGCGCGACAACCGATGTTGGTCCTACGCCGGGACCAACATCGAGACCGTCACCGCCAGTGCCTATCTGCGCAACGCCGATGGAAAGCCACTGTCCAGCATCGCGGTAGACCTGTGGTGGTACGACCAAGACGCCGCTTACATGACGTGGAACAGCCACTGGACCATTGACGCCTGCGTGCTCGACCGATTCGACACTGATCAGCCGACTCTCGACGCCACACCCACCGGCACCGCACCCACCAAGTGGCGTACAGGTGGGGGGACATGGGAAGCGGTCGATGGAATTGCCCGCGCCACTCCCAGCAAGGCCGATGACGGGACCTACTGCACGTACAGCATCTTCGAGCCGCAGGCACTGGCCGGAGCCGCTCTCGGCAGCGTCCCTTTCAACATCTCCGCCACCGTCATGAGTGCGCCCCCCGACCCCTTGGCCCGCCAAGGACTCGTGCTGTGCACCAAAGACGACATGGCAGCGTTCACGTTGGCTGGACGGGACGGCGTCTACCGCTACGTCCTCACCAACGGCCGGTACACCGCCACCAGTCTTGGTACCTACCCAGCATTCAAGGACGGCGAGCGCATCACGGCCTGCTTCCACAAAGAAGCCATCGTGATCAAAAAGTCCAGCGGCGTGGGCTATCAGATGCAGGACCTGCTGGCCATCAGAAATCCCGAAATCACCGGCCACCACGTTGGCTTCGCAGAAATCAAGGTGCAGACCCCGTGA